GCCTCCACCTGCCCGTCAGTCAGGCCGTTGTGCTTCCCGATGCGGATGTGGGAGTTCAACTGGCTTTCCGTGCCCGTCATGGCGGCCAGGGCCGCGATGGTGGCGAGCTCCCGGGTCTTCCAGTCCATATTGTCGCGGCCGAAAATGTCCCCGAACAAATGCGCCTTCAGGAACTCGTCAATGGCCGGGGCGAACAGGAAAAGATCCCCCTTCACCGGAGCGCCGCAAAGCTTCGTCTGGTTGGCCGTGCCGAAGTCGATGCTCTTTCCGGCAGGCGGCGCTCCCGCCTCCTCTCCCACCGTATCATTGATGCCGCGCGAGGCGCGGTCCTTCGCCAGAACCATCAACTCATTGAGGGCGTTCAGGCTGCGGGGGAAGCCGCAATAGGCATACATCTGGACCAGCACCTCCTTGAGCTCGTTCAGGGTCAGTCCGGCGTCCAGCCCCGCCGTCAGGGCGTTCCGCAGGCCGGGCATGTCGCCCCTGGCCGTATGGGCGCTGATGGCGGCAATCTGTTGTTCTTTTGGCGACAAGGCGCTTGTATCGTTATTCATGGTTTGGGCTTCTGAAAGGTTCATCAGACAGGCAAGGGAAAAAGCCATTCCCGCAAGGGTTCGTTTCATAAGGAGCATTATTTGTTGATGGTGATCGTGTCATTGACCCACTTGACCAGCGCGGGCCTGGCCGTCCGGATGCCTTCCCCGGCAAAAGCTCCGCCCTTGAGAACGGTGGACTTGGGGCACAGCTTCCGCACCTCGTCCCCGCAGCGCGCCATGCCGCCGCCTCCGTGCGTCACAAACGGAATCACCGTCTTGCCGGAAAGGTCGTGGCTTGCCAGGAAAGAGGCGACCGGAGGCGCAATCGTGCTCCACCAGTTGGGACTGCCGATGAAAATCACGTCGTACTTGCCCATGTCCTCCACCCTGGCGGCCAGCTCCGGCCTGACGCCTTCCTGAATCTCCTTTTTGGCCTGTACCGTACATTCCCGGTACCCGGACGGGTAAGGCTTGACCGGCTTGATTTCAAACAGGGTTCCGCCCGTCGCCTTCTGAATCTGCGCGGCGGCGTACTTCGTATTGCCGCCCCATGAATAGTAGGCGACGAGCACCTTGGCAGGTTCCACGGAAACCTTGGGCTGTTCCTGTCCCGAGCATCCGGCCCCCGTCATCAGGGCGGCCGCCAGCGTGCATATCATTGATATTGTTTTCATGAATTTAATGTCTGGGTTGGAAGGCCGCGCAGAAAACAGCCCGGGAAGAAAAACGGCTTCATCCGGCAGTCTCCGTGCACGACCCTTGTTCCTTCTTCCTGTCTAAACGTTAGAGCAGCTATAAGTCAACATGTTTTCCCTCATCTGTTCCAAAGATTGCACCCACTCCACTCTAAACACTCTTATTCCTCTTTCCGGAGCCGGATCAGCACGATTTCCGAAGGAACGCCGATGCGGATGGGAAAGCCGTTCCAAATCCCCGCCCCGTTGGAGACATACAGCTTCATCTCCCCCACCGTGTACAATCCGGACACAAAGCCCTCGTTGAACCGAGCCACCAGCCGGTCAATGCCGGCAATCATGCCGCCGTGCGTATGGCCGGAAACCTGGAGGTCCACGCCGTGCGCGGCCGCTTCCGGGGCCAAGCGCGGCTGGTGGGAGGCGAGGATGCGCACCCCCTTTTCCGGGGCTCCCGCCAGCGCCTTGCGTATATCCGGCACCTCCTTCCCCATGATGCCGGCTACAGGATCCGTCACCCCCGCCAGCACCACCGCATCTCCCCCCGTCAACACGTGCTCATTGTGAAGCATCCGTATGCCCAGGGTGGGCAGGAACTTCATCCACTCCTCATAACCGGAATAATACTCATGATTGCCCGGCACGCCGAACACCCCGTACCTGGCCTTCAAATCCGCAAGCGGCCTCAAATCATCCCCGTGCACGGGAACCGTCCCGTCCACGAAGTCCCCGGCAATAATGACGATGTCCGGATTCAGGGCATTCGTGCGTTCCACAATTTTCCTGATGCAGTCCGCCCGCGTGATGCCGTCCACATGAAGGTCCGCCAGCACGGCGACTGCCAGGCCGTCCGCCCCATCCGGCAGATGGTTCACGGAAATCGTTTCCTCCTTTACCCGCGGCACCCCGGTGCCTCCGACCATCCCCACGGTAGCCAGTACGGCGGCGAAAGCCAGCAGGACAAGGTTCACCCGGTTGCCAATGATGCGGAACCGTTCCGTCCTCTTCTTCCGCAGGCAGAACAGAACCAGCAGGTACAGGAGGCGCGCCGCGTCCGCCGCCAGCAGCAGGAAAAAGAACAGGAAAAGCACGGAGAACAGCCATGCGGCCGCCAGCAGGACGCCTTCCGGCAGAACCGGGGAGAAAAACATGGGGCCGCCAAACAAATGCAGCAGATGGAATTTGAACGCCGCCACCGCCAGAAGGACGGCAAGCAGGGCCTTCCAGCCCCATTTCAGCCTAAGCGGCAGAATGGCGCGGCAGAAAACGTAAACCGCCAGCAGTGCTCCGAAAATCAGTATCATGTGTCTCTTGCTTAAAATGGCTTGAACCCCGCCGGAACGGGAAGAACACTGTCCTTCCCCTGCGAACAACCGGCAGACGGCTTATCATGTTGAGTCCCTCACCGTAATCAGCTCCCTTCAAAGTCAGCCGCAGAACCTCCTTATTTCAGATGCTCCTGAAAGAACTGCTCGATTTTGCCGAAAGGAATAACCCCGGCTTGATTGTCATAGAGGTCCACATGGCTCGCGCCGGGAATGATCATCAGCTCCTTGTTATCCCCCTTCAATTTCTTGAAGGCATCCTCGCTGAAATAGCGTGAATGGGCTTTTTCTCCGTGAATCATGAGCACGGCGCTGCGGATTTCACCGCTGTACGCCAGCAGGGGCATATTGATGAACGAGAGCGCGGAGGTGGTATTCCATCCGCCGTTCGAGTTGAGCGAACGCTTGTGGTAGCCGCGGGGCGTCTTATAGTAATTGTAGTAATCCTTCACGAATCCTGGGGCATCGTCGGGCAGAGGATCGGGCACGCCCCCCGCGAGCGCATAAGAACCGTTCTTCGCATCGGCGGTGCGCTGGGCATTCAGTTGTTTGCGAAGCTCATAACGGGCGTCGGCGTCCATCGCGTCGAAATAGCCGTTCGCGTTCACGCGGCTCATATCGTACATCGTGGACGCTACCGTCGCCTTGATGCGGGTGTCGATAGCCGCCGCGTTCACCGCCATGCCGCCCCACCCGCAAATGCCGATGATTCCGATGCGTTCGGGGTCCACGTCGTCGCGTGTGGAGAGGTAGTCGACGGCTGCGGAGAAATCCTCCGTATTGATATCCGGGGAAGCGACATAACGGGGTTCCCCGCCGCTTTCTCCCGTATACGAGGGATCAAACGCGATCGTTAGAAAACCGCGCTCGGCCATCGTCTGGGCATAGAGCCCGGAAGATTGTTCCTTCACGGCTCCGAAGGGGCCGGAAACGGCGATAGCCGGCAACTTTCCGCCAGCCTTCCGGGGGATATACAAATCCGCGGCCAGCGTAATGCCGTAGCGGTTGCGGAAGCTTACCTTGCGGTGGTCTACCTTGTCGCTCTTCGGAAACACCTTGTCCCATTCCTGCGTTAAATTCAGTTGTTCGTTCATGATCCTGTCCGTGTTGGCGTTATTATTTTCAGCGGATAAGCTCCCTGCACAGCAAATGCAGGCGGAGAAAGCCGCGCAAAACCTTTTAAATGAATACCCTGTCATCTTTCTAATACTTAAGGTGAATTATTACTTTCCGTAATTGATCAGGTACAGGACTGACTCCGGGTCCTGATGGCACAGGAAAAGGCTCTCTCCGCGGTCCAGCCTGGCGATGGCCCCCATGTCCTCCCGGGAAAGTTCAAAGTCAAAGACGTTGAAATTCTCCTCCATCCTTTCCCGGTGGGTCGTCTTCGGAATGACGATGACGCCGCGCTGGATCAGGAAGCGCAGGGCCGTCTGCGCCGGAGCCTTGCCGTACTTCTCTCCGATGTCCTTCAGCACCGGATTCGTGAAAAATCCATTGCGGCCTTCCGCGAAGGGCCCCCAGGATTCCATCCTGGTACCGTACTTCGCCATCAGCTCCCGGGCCTTCACCTGCTGGTTGAACACGTGCGTTTCCACCTGGTTGACGGCGGGCTTGATCTCGCAGAACTCCGCCAGGTCCACAAAACGGTCCGGATAAAAATTGCTCACGCCGATGGCGCGGACCTTTCCGGCCCGGTTAGCCTCTTCCATGGCCCGGTAAGTGCCGTAATAATCGTTGAAGGGCTGGTGGATGAGCAGCAGGTCCACGTAATCCGTGCGCAGCTTGCGCAGGGACTCGTCAATGGAAGCCTTCGCCTTTTCATACCCGCCGTTGGTAATCCACACCTTCGTGGTGAGGAACAATTCCTCGCGCGGCACCCCGCTCTTCTCCGCCGCGCGGCCTACGGCCTCCTCATTGCCGTAAATCTGGGCCGTATCAATGGAACGGTAGCCGGCGCCGATCGCGTCCAGCACGCAGCGCTCGCACTCTGCGGCGTCGGGAATCTGAAAAACTCCAAAGCCCAAGATGGGCATGACAACTCCGTTGTTTAATGTAACTTCTTCCATAACTGTTTTTGTTTTTTATTGTTATTTGCTTCAGGATAAAAACTTTTTTTGCATCTGTCTGAATGACTGTGTTTAATATTTTCCGTAACGGCTTGCGAAGCGGCATCTGTGAATTGATCCGCTGTAAGATGATGTGCCGTGATTATTCAACTTTTAAATTGTACATATCTTGTTATGAAATTTATTTCAAACGGCCCAATAGCCACGCTATATTCTGACCGAGATTTTTCATATTCGCGACGGCTTCTTCATCTTTCATCGCCTCACCGGGCAGACGGCCATAAGCGATGTTCCAATAAGTAGAGCCTGCAACAAACATTTCCTTGTTCAGGAAGAAATGGTTGATCGTGTCGATCGCGTTCATGGCCCCGGCACGGCGGGCAACCGCAACCGCTCCACCTACTTTGTGGCGGAACATCCCCGGATTTGTGTCGCTCACCACGCTGGCCCTTTCGATAACCGCTTTCAGTGTGGACGAGACATCTGCCGAATAGGTGGAAGACCCCAGGATAATGGCATCCGCTTTCACCATCTTATCATACAATTCCTGGAAAATATCATTGCCGAATACGCAGTTCCCTCTCCCTGCACAGCCGAAACACGCCTTGCAGGCGTTGACCGTGGAACCAGCCAATTGGACATGTTCCGTCTCATATCCTTCTTTTCCCAATTCTGCCAAGACTACATTCAGCATATCTGCCGTATTTCCGTCTTTCCGTGAACTGCCGTTGATTGCCAGTGCTTTCATTTTCCGCTCTTTGTGTGCACTATTGGATAATCCCGGCACATCGGCGGCATTTGCGGCGGCGATGACGAGCCCCATCCCTCCTGCGGTTGCCCCACCCATCTTTCTGAGCGCTTCGCGCCGTGTCATATGCTTTTCCCTGCTCATTTCCAACTATGTCTAGGATTCCAAATTTACATCATATCCTCATCCGGCATCCGTACCCGGTCTCCTGTGAACATCATCACCAATGAACGCCCTGCTGCGGTTCCAGCTCCTTCAGCGCATACTTCCTGGTACCCAGGCCTATCTGTTCGGCATAATCCACCGTGTGCCGCCCATGACGGCTTTCAATGCGCTCGATCAGGGGTTTGCTGTTGTCTCCGGCGGAAGGCTTGACGGCGTAAACGAGGTCCAGGCAGGCCTGGTCCAGCGCCACCGGGTCAAGGGAAGCCAGAATGCCGATGTCCTTCATCTCCGGGTCATGGGGGTGGGCATCGCAATCGCAGTCAATGGACAGCTTGTTCATCACGTTGATATACAGAATCCTGTCCCCGAAGTAATCGGCCACCGCCTGAGCGGAGGCGGCCATGGACTCCAGAAAGTCGTCCTGCGCGGCCAGATTGTTCCACACGGCGGCAACGTCCCGCGTTTTTCCGGCGGAATGGATGTACGCCTTGCCGCTTGCGGAAGCCACGCCGATGGACTGGTTCTTGATCACGCCGCCGAAGCCGCCCATGGCGTGCCCCTTGAAGTGGGCCAGGTTGATCATGAAATCGTAGTTCTTCAGATGGCTCCCCACGATGTCGTATTCCAGGTGCTTCCTGTCCTTTACCGGGATGGTGAACTCTCCCTCCGCGTCCATGATGTCCACCCTGGCAATGTCGGAAAAACCGTGCTCCTTCGCGGCACGGAGGTGGTCCTCCGTCCGGGACCGCTTGCCGCCGTAAGCCGTATTGCACTCTACGATGGTGCCGTTCACGCGGTGCACCAGGCCCTTGATCAGGGCCGGACTCAGGAAATTGCGGCCGCCCGGCTCCCCGGTGCTGATCTTGACGGCCGCCTTTCCCGTGGCCGGACGCCCCAGGGCCTCGTAAATCCTTACGAGAGCCTCCGGAGAAATCTCCTTCGTCATCCATACCCTGGAAGCTCCGTTCTTCTCCGCGGCCGCGCCCAGCGCATATTCCGGCAAGGCCAGGCACGCCAGGGCCGCGGTGGAAGACTGGAGCCACGCTCTTCTCGTCATATTGTTTCTCATGGCAACTTGATTGTTTGTTCTTGATGATCGTTCTTCGCGCTCTCTCCATTGAGACCTTTCAGGCCGCCGGACGCGTTCATGTTCCGGAAACGCGGCCGCCCAGCGTACGGCAGATTCTTTCCACCCCCTCAAGCAGCAGTTTCCGGGGACAGGCGATGTTCAGGCGGATGAAACAGCCCTCCGATTCCCCGTACATTTCCCCGCCGTTGACGAGCACCCGTCCCTCTTCCTCCAGCAAACGGACAATTTCCGCGGAGGAAAGCCCCAGCGCGGAGCAATCTATCCAGACCAGGTACGTTCCCTCCAGCGGCAGCACGCGGAGCTGCGGCAGGCGTTCGCCCAGCATGTCCCGGACCGTCTCGTAATTCCCGTAAAGGTAAAGCTTCAGCTCCTCCAGCCAGTCCTCTCCGCCGTTGTAGGCCGCTTCCAGAGCATCCACGGCGAAGGAATTGACATCGCACACCTCGTTGATGTTGATGGCCTTGTCAATCTTCCTCCGGACCTCCTCATCCGCCGCGACGATATTGGCGATCTGAATGCCCGCCAGATTAAAGGCCTTGCTGGGGGAAATGCAGGTGACGGAATGGCGCAGGGCCTCCTCCGAAAGGGAGGCGAACGGCGTGTAGGGATGGCCGGGATACGTCAGTTCGCAATGAATCTCGTCAGCCACCACCAGCACGCCGTTTCTGCAGCAGATATCCGCGATCTTCTCCAGCTCCGGCCTCGTCCAGACGCGCCCGGCGGGATTGTGGGGATTGCACAGGAGCAGGAGCTTGACGGCGGGATCGGACGCCTTCCGCTCCAGGTCCTCCGCGTCAAGCGCGTACTTCCCGTTCTCGTACTTCAGCGGGCTGGTTTCCGCCACGCACCCGTTATTGCGGATGGAGGAAAAAAAGCAATTGTACACGGGCGTCTGCACCAGCACCTTGTCCCCCGGAGCCGTCAGGGCCCGGATGATGGCGGACAGCGCGGGCACCACCCCCGTGGTGTAAATAATCCACTCCGGACTGATCTTCCAGCCGTGGCGGCGTTCAAACCAGTTCGTGACCGCCTCATAATAGGAATCCGGAACCCGCGTGTAGCCGAAAATGCCGTGTTCCGCCCTCTTCCGGATGGCCTCCGTCACCGCCGGAGCCGTGCGGAAATCCATGTCCGCCACCCACATGGGCAGAATGTCCGCCCGGGGCATGGAATCCCACTTGTAGGAATTCGTTCCCCGGCGCGGCACAACGGTGTCAAAATCGTACTTCATGCTGCTTCTCCCGACTGCGTTTTTCCTGTTTCAATGGAGCAGTTGGCCGGAGCCTTGCAGTGCTCGTCCAGAATAACCTCCCCGTACTCTTCCGCCACGATGCGTCCGCTGCGCGGGTTCTTGACGCTGTGCACTCGCCCCTTGATTTCCGCCTGCACGGAGGAATATTCAAAACAAAGGTCCGCATCCTCCCCGAACGTGCAGTTTTCCAGCACCAGGTTCTCCGCGTAGCACAACGCCTGCGTGCCGGAAATACGGCAATTCACCAGGCGGAGGTTTCTGGAATGCCAGCCCAGGTATTCCCCGTCCACCACGGAATCGTACACCGTCACGTCCTCCGTATTCCAGAAGGCGTCCTTGGAATGAATCTCCGCATTCCGGATCACCACATTCCTGCAATACTGGAAGGAGTAGTTCCCGTTCAGCCGGAAACCGTCAATGTCCATATTCTCCCCGTGCATGAACAGGTAATCGCCCTTGTCCGCCTGCACGTTGCGCAGCTCCGCGTTCCGGCAGTGCCAGCAGCATTCCAGGGCGTCCGTCAGGACCACGTTCTCCAGAACCATCCCGTCCATGTCCCGGAACATCTTGGGGGCTTCCACCCGCGTATCCTTCATGCGCAGGTTCCGGGAATACCAGATGGCGGCTCGGGCGCCTTCCCTGAACAGGCAATTCTCAATCAGCAAGCCGTCGTTGTGCCAGAAAGGGTACTTTCCCCGGAACTCGCACCGTACGGCTTCAATGTCGGAGCATTCCTTCAGGGCGGACTCTCCCGGATAAATCGTGACGTCTTCCAGCCTCAGATGATGGGAGGCAAACAAGGGGCGCTCCCCCTCGTAGGAAGTATTCTTAATCATTTTTTTGGTCATGGTGATGGGTTGGTAAAATGTTCTTTTGGAATTCATCATATGCGTTTAAGCGGCGGCAATCGGCATCCGGAAAAGGAAGACCGGGAAAAAGACGGGGAGCGGCATTCTCCGCATTCCTGGCCTTCTTCTTTCTTCCTTCAGGCTATTCCTTATAGTAACTGTAATGCAAAGGATTTTTAGCATTTTCTCGTTCATCATTTGTAATGTATTCATAATTAATAAATATTAACTGTCATAAAAATCATTTCATGAACCGTGAAATCATGAAAACAACTTCATTTTTCAGATTCCCGGCACGATATTCCCTTTCTGTACGCCATGGCGGCCGCAGGGGAAAGCGCGCGCCCTTTCCCGGCGGAATCTTCCGGAGGCGTTCTCCTCACCAGCGCGATGCTCCCCAGGATGACGAACAGCCCGGCCATCCGCGCCCACGTCATCCCTTCCCCTCCCGCCGCGCACCCCAGGACGACGGCCACCAGGGGGTTCACATAGGCGTGCGTCCCTACTTCCGCCGCCGGACGAACCTTCAGCAGCCAGATATAGCTGGTGTACGCCAGGACGGAGCCGAACAGCACCAGATAAAGGAGTGACAGCCACGCGGAAGCAGGAACTTCCTCCCAATCCATGTTCTCCGGCTCCTTCCGGACGAGGGCCCAGCACCAGAACATCACCCCCGCCGCGAGCATCTGCCACGCCGCCCCGCCCACATTGTTGACCGCCTCCTCCGCGCAGGAACGGTACTTGGCGTACAGCGTCCCCAAAGCCCAGGAAACGCAGCCGAAAACCAGCAGCAGGATACCGTGCGCGCCCTGGCCGCCCCCTTCCTCCCGTCCAAGCTGCTCCGCGAACAAAAGGCCCACTCCCAGGAATCCGGCCGCTATCCCCGCCAAAACGGAAATGCTCCGGAAATTCCTGCGCCACATGGGAACATCCAGCGCGATAATCCAGATGGCCGTGGACGATGCGATGATCGCCACCAGGCTGCTGCTCAAATACTGCTGGGCCAGCATGACGACGGCCATATCCACGAAAAGGAGGATAATGCCGCTGACGGCGGACTTCCGGACCAGGGGACCCCGGAAAATATCCTCCCCCCTTGCCCGCCCGGCCAGCAGCAGAAGGAGCCCCGCCGTGCAGAAGCGCATTCCGCCCAGCAGAAACGGAGGGAACCCCTGCAGCGCCGTCCCGATAAAATAATAGGTGGATCCCCACACCACGTAAATCATCAGATACGCGGTGATGACTCCCAGCCGGCCCGGCGGCTCCGTGATTGGATAAACAGCCATTGGAAAACCTCCATGAACTCTTTACTTGTTAAAAGGAGCCGCCTTCCTTCCGGGGAAAACCGGAGTCTTCCGGAACAACCGGAGCCTTTTCCCGTACGTCAGCATGCGCCAGCCCCATTCCAGGGGGCCGAACAGGCAGAACTTCAGCCAGACGCGGCTGAACAGCGCCTGGAACAGGAAGACGGAGGCAGCTACCAGTTCCACCTGCGCCAGCCCCAGCCGGGCCCCCAGGCGGAAGCCTATTCCGTAAAACAGGACGATGCCCAGCACGGACTGCCCGATGTAATTGGTCAGCGCCATCCGCCCGGGAGCCGCCAGCGCCCGGAACAAGGGAGCGTCCTTCCGGCGAAGGAACCACAGGCAGAAAACGGACACATACGCCAGGCTGAGGGGAATAACGCTGACGGCATACAGGAAGGCCCCGGCCACGGGCCCGCCGCCCAGCAGGTGAAGCGCATGGGCGGCGTACAGGAAGGAAAGGGGCAGCCCCGCCAGAAAACCGCAGCGGCATACCCTCTTCAACAGCGTCCGCCGCCTCTCCAGATTCGCATAAATTCCGTTCCTTCCCACATACAGCCCCAGCAGGAACAAGCCCAGCACCTTGAAGACGCGGTTGCTCTCCAGCAGCTCCTGGACGCGGATGAACGCCCCGGACAGGGTGAACTTCAGAACGTCGGAATAATGTTCCCCGTCCACCAGCCATCTGCCGAAATTCGCGTCCGTAATCCCGCTGAGACCGTTGAAATACCGTACTGCGCCCCCCACCGGGGCGGCGAGGTCAAACCGGTAGCCTGAAAAAACCTTCAGGGCATCCATGAGAACGGGGCAGAAAACAAGCGCGGCGGCAATCGCCAGCAGCTTTCTGTCCGGCACATTCCGGAACAGCGGCAGCAGCAGGCCGGCCAGCGCATACAGAAGCAGGATGTCCCCGCTCCACAGGAGCATCAGGTGCAGCAGCCCGATCAGGGCCAGAAGGCCCATCCTGCGGTAAAAAACGGCGATGCCGTCGCGCCCCTTCTCCATGGAATGGGACATCATGATGGAAAAGCCGATGCCGAACAACAGGGAAAACAGGCTGTAAAACTTGCCGTCAATAAACACGTACTGGAGGAAGCGGACCACCCGGTCGATTCCGGCGGTGGGCATGGCGGAAACAACCTCCGGACTCTGGAACGTGTACAGGGAAAACTCCGGAAAATTCGCCAGGCAGATGCCGAAAAGCGCCAGTCCCCTCAAGGCGTCTAGAATCACGGAACGCTCCCGCGTGCTGACGGGCCCCATCCTGTCAACGGGAGGCATCCGCCCCTCCTTTCCCATCACCGGGCACCGCAGCGCACGCATTCAATAAATGTTTTATTTTCATATCATTAAAAAAATCTCATGTATCTTTAATATCTTTTCTCCCAAAAAAATGAGGCAACAGGCCCCCGCCCGGGAAAAACAGCCTTCTCCCGATTCCTTAAAAAAGGAACGCTGCCCCATCCCGGAGAACCGGGATAAAAACCTGCCGGACAAACCGGAAGGTCAGCGTTTCACGTCAATGGTCACGCGGATCTTTCCGGAAACATCCAGCGCCTTCATCCCTTCCCCGTCCACGCTCCCCAGAATCACCAGGCCGCGGGACGGCTCGAAGGCCTTCCTGAAAATGCACAAATTGCCCCACGGGGCGTAATAGGCGATGGCCCCCCGGAAGGGTTTCCCCATGGCCGGAGACCCGGCGGTGGACAACTTGCCGGGCAGAGGGCTGATCTTCTCGGTATCGCCGTAATCCTCCAGCGTCAGCGTCAGGGGAAGCCGGGCCACGAAATCCCTGGCGGCGGCATTGTCCTGAAGAGTGGCGGCAATTTCCTTTTCTCCTGCTTTAATCGTAATATTCATGGTGTTCGGGGATGGCTGGGGAGTCTCCGGCTCCGCGGCGCAACAGGGGGCAAGGAAAGCCCCTGCCGCGTACAAATATGGTAATAATTTTTTCATCGTCTATATTTTAATAGGAATGGCTGCCCGGCAGGATTGAACGGGACCGGGAATCCCCGCGAAGAAGGAAAAAACGGCTGCCGGCCTTCTCCGGCAACGGAAGGCGCACCACAGGCAGGAGAGAAGCCGGAAACATTGCCGGAGCTTTTCTTCCCGCGGCGCCCCCATCCCCACCCGGGAAATCGGACGCCGCGGGAAGCTGTCTCACCTATCCTCGCTGGGCGCAAAAAACATTCTATATGAAATCCGGTTGATATTATTCCATGGGCGGTTTTACGGCTGATCTTCTTTAGTGGGGAAAAAGGCTCAAACCCCTATCCCCATGATTCTGGCCTGCTTCATGGCCGGATTGCCCTTGATGCCGCCCATCTTCCAGGCCCCGGTGCCGTAAACCACGCCTTTCTCCACCGCCCCTTCCAGGCAGTCCAGAAAACCGCGGAAGCACTCCACGGTGCGCTCCATATTGGCCCGGTTATCCTCCGCCGCGGCCAGAATGAAGTAAAACTCCTTGTCACGGATGTCCAGATAACGGGGGACCGTGCGGTCGATAAACGTCTTCATCTGGCCGCACAGCGTATAAAAATACACGGGAGTGGCCAGCACGATGACATCCGCTTCCAGCAGCTTGTCCAGCAACTCTTCCATATCGTCCTTCTGGAGGCAGGCGTGGGTGTCATGGCACACGCCGCAGCCGCGGCAATAGCCGATGCGCTTCTCCGCCAGGCGCACCTTCTCCACGTCATGCCCTGCGTCCCGCGCCCCCTTCATGAACTCATCGCACAGGAGGTCGGAATTGCCGCCCTTGCGCGGACTGGAGGAAATGATTAAAATCTTCTTGCTCATGGTACAGGCTCCCCGGCTTACAGATAAGACTTCCGGTAAATGGAAACGCAATCCTCCACGGACAGCTCCGCGCGGTCGCACTGGAACAGGAACCCCATGGTTTCCCGCGCATTGTGAGCCATTTTCCCGAACTCCTCCGGCGCAATGCCGTAATCGCTCATGCGCAGGCCGCTTACGCCGCAATCCCGTTGCAGCCTGTCCAGCATGGTGATGAAATCCATGGGGTCCGCCGCCTCCGGCATTCCCATGGCCTGCGCCATGCGGACAAAGCGTTCATCCGCCACATGCCGTTCAATCAGGTGCGTAAAATACGCCTTGCTGATCA
The genomic region above belongs to Akkermansia massiliensis and contains:
- a CDS encoding flavodoxin family protein; its protein translation is MSREKHMTRREALRKMGGATAGGMGLVIAAANAADVPGLSNSAHKERKMKALAINGSSRKDGNTADMLNVVLAELGKEGYETEHVQLAGSTVNACKACFGCAGRGNCVFGNDIFQELYDKMVKADAIILGSSTYSADVSSTLKAVIERASVVSDTNPGMFRHKVGGAVAVARRAGAMNAIDTINHFFLNKEMFVAGSTYWNIAYGRLPGEAMKDEEAVANMKNLGQNIAWLLGRLK
- a CDS encoding aldo/keto reductase, translated to MEEVTLNNGVVMPILGFGVFQIPDAAECERCVLDAIGAGYRSIDTAQIYGNEEAVGRAAEKSGVPREELFLTTKVWITNGGYEKAKASIDESLRKLRTDYVDLLLIHQPFNDYYGTYRAMEEANRAGKVRAIGVSNFYPDRFVDLAEFCEIKPAVNQVETHVFNQQVKARELMAKYGTRMESWGPFAEGRNGFFTNPVLKDIGEKYGKAPAQTALRFLIQRGVIVIPKTTHRERMEENFNVFDFELSREDMGAIARLDRGESLFLCHQDPESVLYLINYGK
- a CDS encoding alpha/beta hydrolase, producing MTGYSFKRFCAAFSACICCAGSLSAENNNANTDRIMNEQLNLTQEWDKVFPKSDKVDHRKVSFRNRYGITLAADLYIPRKAGGKLPAIAVSGPFGAVKEQSSGLYAQTMAERGFLTIAFDPSYTGESGGEPRYVASPDINTEDFSAAVDYLSTRDDVDPERIGIIGICGWGGMAVNAAAIDTRIKATVASTMYDMSRVNANGYFDAMDADARYELRKQLNAQRTADAKNGSYALAGGVPDPLPDDAPGFVKDYYNYYKTPRGYHKRSLNSNGGWNTTSALSFINMPLLAYSGEIRSAVLMIHGEKAHSRYFSEDAFKKLKGDNKELMIIPGASHVDLYDNQAGVIPFGKIEQFFQEHLK
- a CDS encoding carboxymuconolactone decarboxylase family protein, whose product is MNNDTSALSPKEQQIAAISAHTARGDMPGLRNALTAGLDAGLTLNELKEVLVQMYAYCGFPRSLNALNELMVLAKDRASRGINDTVGEEAGAPPAGKSIDFGTANQTKLCGAPVKGDLFLFAPAIDEFLKAHLFGDIFGRDNMDWKTRELATIAALAAMTGTESQLNSHIRIGKHNGLTDGQVEAILAVSAAAGKKDAFPKGEPAPANFTGKAWVAMLVDNRDYDMSAYNVTFAPGTRNNWHSHSVGQVLFCTEGTGYYQERGKAARRLTPGSVVEIPANTEHWHGAAPDSEFVHLGITPRAASNRTAWGGPVTDAEYAEATGSK
- a CDS encoding MalY/PatB family protein encodes the protein MKYDFDTVVPRRGTNSYKWDSMPRADILPMWVADMDFRTAPAVTEAIRKRAEHGIFGYTRVPDSYYEAVTNWFERRHGWKISPEWIIYTTGVVPALSAIIRALTAPGDKVLVQTPVYNCFFSSIRNNGCVAETSPLKYENGKYALDAEDLERKASDPAVKLLLLCNPHNPAGRVWTRPELEKIADICCRNGVLVVADEIHCELTYPGHPYTPFASLSEEALRHSVTCISPSKAFNLAGIQIANIVAADEEVRRKIDKAININEVCDVNSFAVDALEAAYNGGEDWLEELKLYLYGNYETVRDMLGERLPQLRVLPLEGTYLVWIDCSALGLSSAEIVRLLEEEGRVLVNGGEMYGESEGCFIRLNIACPRKLLLEGVERICRTLGGRVSGT
- a CDS encoding DUF362 domain-containing protein, which encodes MRNNMTRRAWLQSSTAALACLALPEYALGAAAEKNGASRVWMTKEISPEALVRIYEALGRPATGKAAVKISTGEPGGRNFLSPALIKGLVHRVNGTIVECNTAYGGKRSRTEDHLRAAKEHGFSDIARVDIMDAEGEFTIPVKDRKHLEYDIVGSHLKNYDFMINLAHFKGHAMGGFGGVIKNQSIGVASASGKAYIHSAGKTRDVAAVWNNLAAQDDFLESMAASAQAVADYFGDRILYINVMNKLSIDCDCDAHPHDPEMKDIGILASLDPVALDQACLDLVYAVKPSAGDNSKPLIERIESRHGRHTVDYAEQIGLGTRKYALKELEPQQGVHW
- a CDS encoding flavodoxin, which translates into the protein MKTISMICTLAAALMTGAGCSGQEQPKVSVEPAKVLVAYYSWGGNTKYAAAQIQKATGGTLFEIKPVKPYPSGYRECTVQAKKEIQEGVRPELAARVEDMGKYDVIFIGSPNWWSTIAPPVASFLASHDLSGKTVIPFVTHGGGGMARCGDEVRKLCPKSTVLKGGAFAGEGIRTARPALVKWVNDTITINK
- a CDS encoding metallophosphoesterase; translation: MILIFGALLAVYVFCRAILPLRLKWGWKALLAVLLAVAAFKFHLLHLFGGPMFFSPVLPEGVLLAAAWLFSVLFLFFFLLLAADAARLLYLLVLFCLRKKRTERFRIIGNRVNLVLLAFAAVLATVGMVGGTGVPRVKEETISVNHLPDGADGLAVAVLADLHVDGITRADCIRKIVERTNALNPDIVIIAGDFVDGTVPVHGDDLRPLADLKARYGVFGVPGNHEYYSGYEEWMKFLPTLGIRMLHNEHVLTGGDAVVLAGVTDPVAGIMGKEVPDIRKALAGAPEKGVRILASHQPRLAPEAAAHGVDLQVSGHTHGGMIAGIDRLVARFNEGFVSGLYTVGEMKLYVSNGAGIWNGFPIRIGVPSEIVLIRLRKEE